A single window of Archangium lipolyticum DNA harbors:
- a CDS encoding EscU/YscU/HrcU family type III secretion system export apparatus switch protein: protein MSEDVEMAIALKYDKEKDVAPRVVAKGMRIKAEKIREIAKQYNIPIMRNVPLANALYRIDVGQEVPEELYDAVAEILNFIYELQREQQASGKR, encoded by the coding sequence ATGAGTGAAGATGTCGAGATGGCGATCGCGCTCAAGTACGACAAGGAGAAGGATGTCGCGCCCCGCGTGGTGGCCAAGGGGATGCGCATCAAGGCGGAGAAGATCCGGGAGATCGCCAAGCAGTACAACATCCCCATCATGAGGAACGTGCCGCTGGCCAACGCGCTCTACCGCATCGACGTGGGCCAGGAGGTCCCCGAGGAGCTGTACGACGCGGTCGCGGAGATCCTCAACTTCATCTACGAGCTGCAACGCGAGCAGCAGGCGAGCGGCAAGCGCTGA